The following proteins are encoded in a genomic region of Paenibacillus sp. FSL R7-0273:
- a CDS encoding YveK family protein — MSAQELDLRDYFQIVKKRLWMIVSIVVVVCLLAGIYSLYIKKPVYEASTKIIVNQTQQVQTAGSELDLNQINTNIQMINTYKEIIKTPAILDVVSNNYPEFNTNAEELLKKVNVSSVNNTQVMTLVVRDNSYQRAAELVNAISLVFKQEIPSLFNVQNVSILNEAKLNPPVEPGPVEPNVVMNLAIAFIVSLMIGLGIAFLLEYLDDTLKTEEDIEKYLGLPTIAMITRLGQEETRGTETQVQKLSRKAGELEHVTAAK; from the coding sequence TTGTCAGCACAAGAATTGGATCTTCGCGATTATTTTCAGATTGTTAAGAAGAGACTGTGGATGATTGTCAGTATTGTGGTCGTTGTATGTCTTCTAGCCGGGATTTACAGCCTTTATATTAAGAAACCGGTGTATGAAGCATCAACCAAGATTATCGTTAATCAGACACAGCAAGTACAGACCGCAGGATCGGAGCTGGACCTGAACCAGATTAATACCAATATCCAAATGATTAACACGTACAAGGAAATTATTAAGACCCCCGCCATTCTGGATGTTGTGTCCAATAACTACCCGGAGTTTAATACTAACGCCGAAGAGTTGCTTAAGAAGGTTAATGTGAGCTCAGTCAATAATACGCAGGTGATGACACTTGTCGTTCGAGATAATTCATACCAGAGAGCAGCAGAACTCGTAAATGCCATTTCACTTGTGTTCAAACAGGAGATCCCTTCCTTGTTCAATGTACAGAACGTATCGATTCTGAATGAGGCTAAGCTTAATCCGCCTGTTGAGCCGGGACCGGTTGAACCTAATGTCGTGATGAACCTGGCCATTGCTTTTATCGTATCGTTAATGATCGGTCTGGGTATTGCCTTCCTGCTGGAGTATCTGGATGATACATTGAAGACGGAAGAGGATATCGAGAAATACTTGGGGTTGCCGACAATTGCAATGATTACCAGACTCGGCCAGGAAGAAACAAGAGGAACAGAAACACAGGTACAGAAGCTTTCCAGAAAGGCGGGCGAACTCGAACATGTCACAGCAGCCAAATAA
- a CDS encoding CpsD/CapB family tyrosine-protein kinase, which yields MSQQPNKQRHLITVTNPRSPVSEAFRALRTNIDFSSIDERIQIIMVTSSGPEEGKSTVTANLAAAYAQADKKVLLIDGDMRKPTAHKTFSLSNRHGLSSLLSQQSNLNEVIQESGVPNLFIMTSGPIPPNPAEMMASNRMSMVLQELRQQFDVIMFDTPPLLAVTDAQIVASKSDGVIMVVSYGKVKRDIAAKAKANLDRVGAKMLGVVLNNVKRKASEGYYYYYYGN from the coding sequence ATGTCACAGCAGCCAAATAAACAACGCCACTTGATTACCGTGACCAATCCGCGCTCTCCGGTATCGGAAGCCTTCCGGGCACTGCGCACGAATATTGACTTCTCTTCAATCGATGAACGCATTCAGATTATTATGGTTACTTCATCAGGTCCAGAAGAAGGAAAGTCCACTGTAACAGCTAACCTTGCTGCGGCATATGCTCAGGCTGATAAGAAGGTGCTGCTAATTGATGGTGACATGAGAAAGCCGACTGCACATAAGACCTTCTCACTTAGTAACCGTCATGGTCTGTCTTCATTACTGTCTCAACAATCTAATCTAAATGAAGTCATTCAGGAATCTGGTGTTCCTAATTTATTTATTATGACTTCAGGACCAATTCCTCCTAACCCTGCTGAAATGATGGCTTCTAACCGGATGAGTATGGTCCTGCAGGAGCTGCGTCAGCAATTTGATGTCATTATGTTTGATACACCTCCCTTGCTGGCAGTTACAGATGCACAGATTGTCGCCTCGAAGAGTGACGGTGTCATTATGGTTGTCAGCTACGGTAAAGTGAAGCGGGATATTGCCGCCAAGGCTAAGGCGAACCTGGATAGAGTCGGTGCGAAGATGCTTGGAGTAGTGCTGAATAATGTCAAACGTAAAGCCAGCGAAGGCTACTATTATTACTACTATGGAAATTGA